A genome region from Labilibaculum antarcticum includes the following:
- the zupT gene encoding zinc transporter ZupT, producing MEFDFNTVAIAFGMTLFAGLATGIGSAIAFFAKRTNTKFLALSLGFSAGVMIYVSLVEIFQKANTALINVHGTVAGSWYTVLSFFGGILLIALIDKMIPSYENPHEVKKIEDLDGKPPVDRKLMRMGMFSALAIGIHNFPEGFATFAAALIDPTVAIPIAVAIAIHNIPEGIAVSVPIYYATGSRKKAFLYSFLSGLAEPVGALIGFALIYSFLGINETVFGVLFGGVAGIMVFISLDELLPTAEEYGEHHIAIYGLIAGMAVMAVSLLLFL from the coding sequence ATGGAATTTGATTTTAATACTGTAGCAATCGCATTTGGAATGACCTTATTTGCAGGTCTAGCTACTGGAATAGGAAGTGCAATTGCCTTCTTCGCCAAACGAACAAACACAAAATTTCTGGCACTTTCTTTGGGATTTTCTGCTGGTGTAATGATCTATGTTTCTCTGGTAGAAATATTTCAGAAGGCAAATACTGCTTTAATTAATGTACACGGCACTGTTGCTGGATCATGGTACACCGTTTTATCCTTTTTTGGGGGGATATTATTAATTGCACTAATCGACAAAATGATTCCTTCTTATGAGAATCCTCATGAGGTTAAAAAAATAGAAGATCTTGATGGTAAACCTCCTGTTGACCGAAAGTTAATGAGAATGGGAATGTTTTCGGCTTTAGCCATTGGAATTCATAATTTCCCCGAAGGATTCGCAACATTCGCTGCCGCATTAATCGATCCAACAGTGGCTATTCCAATTGCAGTAGCAATTGCAATACACAATATCCCTGAAGGAATTGCTGTATCGGTACCCATCTATTATGCTACTGGAAGTCGGAAAAAAGCATTTTTATATTCTTTTCTATCTGGTTTAGCAGAACCTGTTGGAGCCTTAATTGGTTTCGCATTAATTTATTCATTCCTAGGAATAAACGAAACTGTTTTTGGCGTTTTATTTGGAGGTGTAGCTGGAATTATGGTTTTCATTTCTTTAGACGAACTATTACCAACAGCTGAAGAATATGGAGAACACCACATTGCAATTTACGGATTAATAGCAGGAATGGCGGTTATGGCAGTTAGCCTGCTCCTATTCTTATAA
- a CDS encoding DUF362 domain-containing protein, translated as MAYIISDDCTACGSCINECPVDAISEGDIYVIDADTCIDCGACAEVCPVEAISEAD; from the coding sequence ATGGCTTATATTATTTCAGACGACTGTACAGCTTGTGGTTCTTGTATTAATGAATGTCCCGTAGATGCAATTTCGGAGGGGGATATTTATGTGATCGATGCAGATACATGTATTGATTGCGGTGCCTGTGCAGAAGTATGCCCTGTTGAAGCAATTTCAGAGGCGGATTAA
- a CDS encoding AbgT family transporter, whose protein sequence is MLNISSGSAKAALTMPIIFQFSESIGVSRQAKVMAFQFGDGFTNMITPTSGVLIGVLGVAKIPYDKWVKMDRRFYGYPSFIGTFITDSNGYHGVEWVLKAKINKGALVSPFFMIFTSTFLVTFVLSQFIININFPFRDRHNLRCYSSKIS, encoded by the coding sequence ATGCTTAACATTTCATCAGGTTCGGCAAAAGCAGCTCTCACCATGCCAATAATATTCCAATTCTCCGAATCAATTGGCGTATCGCGTCAGGCTAAGGTAATGGCTTTCCAATTTGGTGATGGTTTCACCAATATGATTACGCCAACATCCGGTGTTCTTATCGGCGTATTGGGTGTTGCCAAAATTCCTTACGACAAATGGGTAAAAATGGATCGGCGGTTTTATGGCTATCCTTCTTTTATTGGGACTTTTATTACTGATTCCAACGGTTACCATGGAGTTGAATGGGTTTTAAAAGCTAAAATAAATAAAGGGGCTCTAGTGAGCCCCTTTTTCATGATCTTTACAAGTACATTCTTAGTAACCTTCGTTCTGAGTCAATTTATCATTAACATCAATTTCCCTTTTAGGGATAGGCATAACCTAAGATGTTATTCTTCTAAAATTTCCTAA